One window of Candidatus Sulfotelmatobacter sp. genomic DNA carries:
- a CDS encoding flagellar hook-basal body complex protein FliE, whose amino-acid sequence MDYASAISKVIPGTFAPDMGTTSKVDETPNVSAIPGGPAATGSSDGASFKDTLSKMISDVNDKLNTSDAASRDLATGKTNDLQGVVSKVEEANLAANYLLSVRSKLITAYNTISQMQV is encoded by the coding sequence ATGGACTACGCGAGCGCGATCTCCAAGGTGATCCCGGGGACCTTCGCCCCCGACATGGGCACGACGTCGAAGGTCGACGAGACGCCGAACGTCAGCGCGATCCCGGGCGGCCCGGCCGCGACCGGCAGCAGCGACGGCGCGTCGTTCAAGGACACGCTGAGCAAGATGATCTCGGACGTCAACGACAAGCTCAACACGTCCGATGCGGCCTCCCGCGACCTCGCGACCGGCAAGACCAACGACCTCCAGGGGGTCGTCAGCAAGGTCGAGGAGGCGAACCTCGCCGCCAACTACCTGCTCTCCGTCCGCTCGAAGCTGATCACGGCCTACAACACGATCTCGCAAATGCAAGTTTGA
- the flgC gene encoding flagellar basal body rod protein FlgC has protein sequence MYDSIEVSASALSAERLAMDTIANNIANANTTRTPEGGAFKRQLVVFAQKPESTSRDNAMTSSDGFSSFGAMGTPDSVMSDDSSSAQAGVEVTQIVPDQSPDRLVYDPGNPDADGQGYVHYPNVEVVKEMVDMMAASRAYEANVTAIQEARTQGNATLGLLKS, from the coding sequence ATGTACGACTCGATCGAGGTCAGCGCCAGCGCGCTGTCCGCCGAGCGGCTCGCGATGGACACTATCGCGAACAACATCGCGAACGCCAACACGACCCGCACGCCCGAGGGCGGCGCGTTCAAGCGGCAACTGGTCGTGTTCGCGCAGAAGCCCGAGTCGACGTCGCGCGACAACGCGATGACCAGCAGCGACGGCTTCAGCAGCTTCGGCGCGATGGGCACGCCGGACTCGGTGATGAGCGACGATTCCTCGAGCGCGCAGGCCGGCGTCGAGGTCACGCAGATCGTTCCGGACCAGTCGCCCGACCGGCTGGTCTACGATCCCGGCAATCCCGACGCCGACGGCCAAGGGTACGTGCACTACCCGAACGTCGAGGTGGTCAAGGAGATGGTCGACATGATGGCCGCTTCGCGCGCGTACGAGGCGAACGTCACCGCGATTCAAGAAGCGCGCACGCAAGGCAACGCCACGCTGGGACTGTTGAAATCCTGA
- the flgB gene encoding flagellar basal body rod protein FlgB — protein sequence MPKVKVMGDSISFSPTVDMLKDAVRGAGQTHTVIANNIANVNTPNFQRSDVSFKEALAAMEPGDDADPDELQLVTTDPQMISTGPSQDPQPFQITTTVDHSTQMRVDGSNVDIDQEMAKLSLNSSYQQTISQLLQVQYTRVRQAIEEQA from the coding sequence GTGCCGAAGGTCAAGGTGATGGGCGACAGCATCTCTTTCAGCCCGACCGTCGACATGCTCAAAGACGCAGTGCGCGGGGCAGGCCAGACGCATACCGTCATCGCGAACAACATCGCGAACGTCAACACGCCGAACTTCCAGCGCTCCGACGTCTCGTTCAAAGAGGCGCTGGCGGCGATGGAGCCGGGCGACGACGCGGATCCCGACGAGCTGCAGCTGGTCACGACCGACCCGCAGATGATCTCGACGGGCCCCTCGCAAGACCCGCAGCCGTTCCAGATCACCACGACCGTCGACCACTCGACGCAGATGCGGGTCGACGGCTCGAACGTCGACATCGATCAGGAGATGGCGAAGCTCTCGCTCAACTCGTCCTATCAGCAGACGATCAGCCAGCTGCTGCAAGTGCAGTACACGCGCGTTCGTCAAGCCATCGAGGAACAGGCCTAG
- a CDS encoding TMEM175 family protein: protein MGAEYLRVAGKNVDRLAALSDGVFAFAMTLLVLDLRVPPVEHVHSEGDLLGALAALGPRAVTVVLSFLTLGIFWVGQQAQLNLLERTDQRLTWIHLAFLLAVTAVPFSTALLGTFIGYRTALITYWLVILLLGLVLLAAWTYTEHAGLVKDEVEPSVRQAVRRRIVLAQALYAVGAALCVPGTAWSITFIYLLQLNYALAPRIRPLSRL, encoded by the coding sequence ATGGGGGCCGAGTACCTTCGCGTCGCCGGCAAGAACGTCGACCGTCTCGCCGCGCTCAGCGACGGCGTGTTCGCCTTCGCCATGACGCTGCTGGTGCTCGACCTGCGCGTTCCGCCCGTCGAGCACGTCCACAGCGAGGGCGACCTGTTGGGCGCGTTGGCCGCGCTGGGTCCGCGTGCCGTCACCGTGGTGCTGAGCTTCTTGACCTTGGGGATCTTCTGGGTCGGCCAGCAAGCGCAGCTCAACCTGCTCGAGCGGACCGACCAGCGCCTGACCTGGATCCACCTCGCGTTCTTGCTGGCGGTGACCGCGGTCCCGTTCTCGACCGCGCTGCTGGGGACGTTCATCGGCTACCGCACGGCCTTGATTACCTACTGGCTGGTCATCTTGCTGCTCGGCCTGGTGCTGCTGGCCGCCTGGACCTACACCGAACATGCCGGTTTGGTCAAAGACGAGGTCGAGCCGAGCGTCCGCCAGGCCGTTCGTCGGCGGATCGTGCTGGCCCAAGCGCTCTACGCGGTCGGCGCCGCCCTGTGCGTGCCGGGCACGGCCTGGAGCATCACCTTCATCTACTTGCTGCAGCTCAACTACGCCCTCGCCCCGAGAATCCGCCCGCTCTCCCGCTTGTGA
- a CDS encoding ABC transporter ATP-binding protein has protein sequence MNPTLRRLLREARPFYGRLAVGTFLGIVAGVAPLTLAKVAGYLRSDILIPTPHWNVVGWVIALIVVSQVIGNAASYGQAYLTAYSGQRMVANFRARMFERITRMPLRDFDRWRPGELQARLASDLTLLIDAISISLPQFITTAVTFVASLIYMIDLDWFLSVLLFIIAPIIAWVVGRFNALIVAGTRRSQERVADLSSTLIEVLANERVVKAFGREDFERKRFSDANERYFGAYMKVTQFNQTQAPVLALIIMLALCAIIALTAREVTIGRLTPSQAFEFWTAMSLLINPMNRFSIFFADFARAFVGAGRVFEILDMPTEHADPPDAIALPAVRGDVRFERVGFAYDEDRWVLHDFSAEMLRGEVVALVGPSGAGKSTIVNLVPRFYEPQRGRITLDGIDTARLRLADLRGAIAIVPQETQLFNGTIADNIRYGRLDARDDEVLAAAREANADEFVQRLSDGYATVVGERGIRLSGGQRQRIAIARAILRDPRILILDEATSALDSHSEALIEQALDRILPGRTTLIIAHRLSTIRRATKILYIEDGRVSETGTHESLLAAGGRYATLHAAQFGR, from the coding sequence GTGAACCCGACCCTTCGGCGCTTGCTCCGCGAGGCGCGGCCGTTTTATGGGCGGCTGGCCGTCGGCACGTTCCTGGGGATCGTCGCCGGCGTCGCGCCGCTCACGCTCGCCAAGGTCGCCGGCTATCTGCGCAGCGACATCCTGATCCCGACCCCGCACTGGAACGTGGTCGGGTGGGTCATCGCGCTGATCGTGGTCTCGCAAGTCATCGGGAACGCCGCCTCGTACGGGCAGGCGTACCTGACGGCTTACAGCGGTCAGCGGATGGTCGCGAACTTCCGGGCCCGGATGTTCGAGCGCATCACCCGCATGCCGCTGCGCGACTTCGACCGCTGGCGCCCGGGCGAGCTGCAGGCGCGGTTGGCGTCCGATCTGACGTTGCTGATCGACGCGATCTCGATCTCGCTGCCGCAGTTCATCACCACGGCGGTGACCTTCGTCGCCTCGTTGATCTACATGATCGACCTCGACTGGTTCCTCTCGGTGCTGCTGTTCATCATCGCGCCGATCATCGCGTGGGTCGTCGGCCGCTTCAACGCGCTGATCGTGGCTGGGACGCGGCGCTCGCAAGAACGGGTAGCCGACCTCTCCAGCACCCTGATCGAGGTGCTGGCCAACGAGCGCGTCGTCAAGGCGTTCGGCCGCGAGGACTTCGAGCGCAAGCGCTTCAGCGACGCCAACGAGCGCTACTTCGGCGCCTACATGAAGGTCACGCAGTTCAACCAGACGCAGGCCCCGGTGCTGGCGCTGATCATCATGCTGGCCCTGTGCGCCATCATCGCGTTGACCGCGCGCGAGGTGACGATCGGCCGGCTCACTCCCTCACAAGCGTTCGAGTTCTGGACGGCGATGAGCTTGCTCATCAACCCGATGAACCGCTTCTCGATCTTCTTCGCCGACTTCGCGCGCGCGTTCGTCGGTGCGGGGCGCGTGTTCGAGATCCTCGACATGCCGACCGAACACGCCGATCCGCCCGACGCGATCGCGCTGCCCGCCGTGCGCGGCGACGTGCGCTTCGAGCGAGTGGGTTTCGCGTACGACGAGGATCGCTGGGTGCTGCACGACTTCTCGGCCGAGATGCTGCGCGGCGAAGTGGTCGCGCTGGTCGGCCCGTCGGGCGCCGGCAAGAGCACGATCGTCAACCTCGTGCCGCGCTTCTACGAACCGCAGCGCGGCCGGATCACGCTCGACGGGATCGACACGGCGCGGCTGCGGCTGGCCGACCTGCGCGGCGCGATCGCGATCGTGCCGCAGGAGACGCAGCTCTTCAACGGGACGATCGCCGACAACATCCGCTACGGACGGCTCGACGCGCGCGACGACGAAGTGCTGGCGGCGGCCCGAGAGGCCAATGCCGACGAGTTCGTGCAGCGGCTCTCCGACGGCTACGCGACCGTCGTCGGCGAGCGGGGCATCCGTCTCTCGGGCGGCCAGCGCCAACGCATCGCGATCGCGCGCGCGATCCTGCGCGACCCCCGCATCCTGATCCTCGACGAGGCGACCAGCGCGCTGGACTCGCACTCCGAGGCACTGATCGAACAGGCCCTGGACCGGATCTTGCCGGGCCGCACGACGCTGATCATCGCCCACCGCCTCTCGACGATCCGGCGCGCGACCAAGATCCTGTACATCGAAGACGGGCGCGTCTCCGAGACCGGGACGCACGAGAGCCTGCTGGCGGCCGGCGGCCGCTACGCGACCCTGCACGCGGCGCAGTTCGGGCGCTGA